One region of Maridesulfovibrio ferrireducens genomic DNA includes:
- a CDS encoding response regulator: MKKIRLLLVDDENDFLNAYVRRLVRRNVEVSVACRGRDAVEAVKATDFDVVVLDVMMPGMNGIETLRQIKAVSPALPVIILTGHAKSEALVEGMECGAFDFLLKPVGTEDLYYKMLDAIRSRTLDLV; the protein is encoded by the coding sequence ATGAAGAAAATCAGGTTGCTGTTGGTAGATGATGAAAACGATTTCCTTAACGCTTATGTGCGAAGGCTGGTTCGTCGTAATGTTGAAGTCAGTGTGGCGTGTCGCGGTCGGGACGCTGTCGAAGCTGTAAAAGCTACAGACTTTGATGTTGTAGTTTTAGACGTAATGATGCCCGGTATGAACGGCATTGAGACACTTCGGCAGATTAAGGCGGTTTCTCCTGCTCTTCCTGTAATCATTTTAACGGGGCATGCGAAATCTGAAGCTCTTGTCGAGGGAATGGAATGCGGGGCTTTTGACTTTTTGCTGAAGCCGGTCGGAACCGAAGATTTATACTACAAAATGTTAGATGCGATTCGGTCCCGGACTCTCGATTTAGTTTGA
- a CDS encoding YIP1 family protein: MEASCTQAEKMGIREYMDTLFAIMRSPAKYFESVADESGSRRALFFLMISGIFYCSVSMTYFFENSLTMGVIMMINAVFMPALGAAFSFCMISMSTRSRVPYGKVFNVYAYAGGALMVISWIPGLAMVLEPVRAVLVGIGLVKACGLGKMQAAFLVIITGVLLLIFFWTAAPLVLELRSMFG; encoded by the coding sequence ATGGAAGCTTCATGCACGCAGGCTGAAAAGATGGGAATCAGGGAGTACATGGATACTCTTTTCGCGATTATGCGTTCCCCTGCTAAATATTTTGAAAGTGTTGCAGACGAGAGTGGGTCTAGGCGGGCACTATTCTTTTTAATGATTTCGGGAATTTTTTATTGCTCGGTAAGCATGACATATTTTTTTGAAAATTCCCTCACCATGGGCGTTATTATGATGATTAACGCCGTTTTTATGCCTGCGCTCGGAGCTGCTTTCTCCTTTTGTATGATCAGTATGTCGACCCGGAGCAGAGTGCCATACGGTAAGGTTTTTAATGTCTATGCTTACGCCGGTGGAGCTCTCATGGTCATCTCATGGATTCCCGGTCTTGCAATGGTCTTGGAGCCTGTTCGCGCCGTGCTTGTAGGAATCGGTCTGGTAAAAGCTTGCGGTTTAGGAAAGATGCAGGCGGCTTTTTTAGTTATAATAACTGGTGTTTTACTATTAATATTTTTTTGGACAGCCGCTCCGTTGGTTTTGGAATTGCGGTCAATGTTCGGGTAG
- a CDS encoding SLC13 family permease — protein sequence MAQAEKAATGYDKFVNWKLLIIPVVIFTVILLFPATQGMKKVGMQYSVGPKVVTNYISEQLFNSKGSEVEQWQILTAQMMEQNMRMGALSKTRFMKRNAKWLKKYKIKADPANLEKALAYVDTNLSDAAYITVMKKAFDLRNKNLSYEDLSSSEKKSADKGAWKIKVSIAMVVFVVFCFMTECMPLPGVAFCIGLILVFTGVVSRSEVASLYWSDACWFIMGSLMFAAAFVKTGVDKRMCLLMFKKLAVPNVRWITLIFFLVISPLAAFISDHALAAMFLPIGMLLYQNSLTDEIPEDKELAKMLMIAIAMACNIGGPGAPSGGARNVIMMTYLSDMFGMDIGYAQWIMYCMPFVIVMIPFTWIVTNTVFKPRITSLAPAMRHLEGEIAKMGKWDRNQIWAMIIFVFMVFGWFTEKAFFNMGIYPIRLGIGVIAVAGAVAYLLTGVVNWRDYQEKVDWGVVWLYAGAIIFGRTLDKTGAAYWLAQSVIDTLAPLGMDKGIPLMLTSNGLTAVLTNLMADGPAAAAVGPITLNMASIVHPGTTFLPFMAMATAISSSFAYCLIIGTPPNAIVYASGYLEPKDYLRVGVPMWFIANIMIVLLTSLYWCGIGFGSLPGF from the coding sequence ATGGCACAAGCAGAAAAAGCGGCGACAGGTTACGATAAGTTCGTCAACTGGAAGTTGCTGATAATCCCAGTAGTAATCTTTACGGTGATCCTTCTTTTTCCCGCAACACAGGGAATGAAAAAGGTGGGAATGCAGTATTCCGTTGGCCCGAAGGTTGTAACTAATTATATTAGTGAACAACTTTTTAACTCCAAAGGTTCTGAAGTTGAGCAGTGGCAGATTTTGACTGCTCAGATGATGGAACAAAACATGCGCATGGGAGCTTTATCCAAGACTCGTTTCATGAAGCGTAATGCTAAGTGGCTGAAGAAGTACAAGATTAAAGCTGATCCAGCCAATTTGGAAAAGGCTCTTGCTTACGTGGATACCAATCTTTCAGACGCCGCTTATATAACGGTAATGAAGAAAGCGTTTGATCTTCGAAACAAGAATCTTTCGTATGAGGATTTATCCTCCTCAGAAAAGAAGAGTGCTGATAAAGGAGCGTGGAAAATCAAGGTTTCCATCGCTATGGTTGTCTTTGTTGTCTTCTGCTTCATGACGGAATGTATGCCGCTTCCCGGTGTAGCATTTTGTATCGGCTTAATTCTTGTCTTTACCGGAGTCGTCTCACGAAGTGAGGTTGCAAGTCTTTACTGGTCTGACGCCTGTTGGTTTATCATGGGTTCGCTGATGTTCGCGGCCGCTTTCGTTAAGACGGGAGTGGATAAGAGAATGTGTCTGCTCATGTTTAAAAAACTGGCAGTTCCTAATGTGCGCTGGATTACGTTGATATTCTTCCTTGTAATCAGTCCACTTGCCGCGTTTATTTCAGACCATGCACTGGCAGCAATGTTCCTGCCAATCGGTATGTTGCTTTATCAGAATAGTCTTACTGACGAGATTCCTGAAGATAAGGAACTTGCCAAGATGCTGATGATTGCGATTGCTATGGCCTGTAATATTGGTGGCCCTGGTGCTCCTTCCGGTGGTGCACGAAACGTTATTATGATGACTTATTTGTCAGACATGTTCGGCATGGACATTGGTTATGCCCAGTGGATCATGTATTGTATGCCGTTTGTTATTGTTATGATTCCGTTCACATGGATTGTGACCAATACCGTGTTTAAGCCGAGGATTACTTCTCTTGCTCCAGCTATGCGTCATCTTGAAGGTGAAATAGCAAAGATGGGTAAGTGGGACAGGAATCAGATCTGGGCCATGATCATCTTTGTTTTCATGGTCTTTGGTTGGTTTACTGAGAAGGCATTCTTCAACATGGGAATCTATCCTATCCGTCTGGGTATCGGTGTAATAGCCGTTGCCGGAGCTGTGGCCTATCTGTTGACCGGTGTTGTTAACTGGCGCGATTATCAGGAGAAGGTCGACTGGGGTGTAGTCTGGCTCTACGCTGGTGCAATCATCTTTGGTCGTACATTGGATAAGACCGGTGCTGCATATTGGTTAGCTCAGTCTGTTATTGATACTCTTGCTCCGCTTGGTATGGATAAGGGTATTCCACTCATGTTGACCTCGAATGGTTTGACAGCTGTGCTGACAAACTTAATGGCTGACGGTCCGGCCGCGGCCGCAGTTGGTCCTATCACTTTGAATATGGCTAGTATTGTCCATCCGGGAACAACGTTCCTGCCGTTTATGGCAATGGCTACAGCTATTTCATCTTCCTTTGCATACTGTCTTATTATCGGAACTCCCCCTAACGCAATTGTATACGCCTCAGGATATCTTGAGCCTAAGGATTACCTTAGAGTCGGGGTGCCTATGTGGTTTATCGCCAACATTATGATTGTCCTTCTCACATCATTATACTGGTGTGGAATTGGATTCGGTAGCTTACCGGGATTTTAA
- a CDS encoding CBS domain-containing protein, which yields MSKIKVLMVDDEERFRNTTAKILSRKGFETVLAESGEEALEKLGENPDVVILDVKMSGMDGHETLARIKALKPDLPIIMLTGHGDLSGAMKAHKTGAFDFLAKPCDIDLLADKIHDAHASVSKKPYQEKLAEQIMIPLDDYTLIPDNSTVRDAIAALKKAMSEFVATNKLMDTGHRSVVVTNPNGSVAGILNPLNLINEIRPAYLTAPKPSTADSLQYSAMFWQGLFTSRVKEIMNKPVRELMSATLPTISFDANLMDVANNMVTMPARRMVVQKEGRDIGIVREQELFYEIARIISSS from the coding sequence ATGAGTAAGATTAAGGTCCTCATGGTCGACGATGAGGAACGCTTCCGTAACACGACAGCTAAGATACTGTCCCGCAAAGGATTTGAAACAGTCCTGGCGGAGAGTGGTGAAGAAGCACTGGAAAAACTGGGGGAAAATCCGGATGTAGTTATTCTGGATGTGAAGATGAGCGGAATGGACGGACATGAAACATTGGCACGGATTAAGGCTCTTAAGCCTGATCTTCCAATAATTATGCTTACAGGTCACGGTGATCTGTCCGGTGCCATGAAAGCTCATAAAACAGGCGCGTTCGATTTTCTTGCCAAGCCATGTGATATCGATCTTTTGGCTGATAAAATTCATGACGCTCATGCTTCTGTTTCCAAAAAGCCTTATCAGGAGAAGCTGGCAGAGCAAATAATGATTCCTCTGGATGACTATACCCTGATTCCGGATAACAGCACCGTGCGTGATGCCATCGCAGCACTGAAAAAGGCCATGAGTGAATTTGTGGCTACAAATAAGTTGATGGACACAGGGCATCGTTCGGTTGTGGTCACTAATCCCAACGGCAGCGTTGCAGGCATACTTAATCCCTTAAACCTTATCAATGAAATCAGGCCCGCTTATCTGACAGCTCCTAAACCTTCTACGGCGGACAGTCTGCAGTATTCAGCCATGTTCTGGCAGGGGCTTTTCACTTCCCGCGTTAAAGAAATCATGAATAAACCTGTGCGTGAACTGATGTCTGCGACTCTTCCGACAATCAGTTTTGACGCAAACCTAATGGATGTTGCCAACAATATGGTGACAATGCCTGCACGGCGCATGGTTGTTCAGAAGGAAGGCAGGGATATAGGCATCGTCCGGGAGCAGGAACTCTTCTATGAGATCGCCCGGATAATCTCATCGAGTTAA
- a CDS encoding response regulator: MEQMKIMLVDDEERLLSTTKKLFEKMGIDVFTSTSGKDALELLRTEDVHVIFLDIKMPGMDGMETLQRIKKDYPLIEVIILTGHATMESAVEGLKLGAMDFLVKPVSMKDILGKVEEAFEKVSRHKKKILSARMADVVEGRK, translated from the coding sequence ATGGAACAGATGAAAATCATGCTTGTAGATGACGAAGAGCGTCTGCTCAGCACAACAAAAAAACTTTTCGAGAAGATGGGGATTGATGTTTTTACATCAACGTCCGGAAAGGATGCTCTCGAACTGCTTAGGACTGAAGACGTACATGTAATCTTTCTCGATATAAAGATGCCTGGAATGGATGGCATGGAAACTTTGCAGCGTATCAAGAAAGATTACCCGCTTATCGAAGTGATCATTCTCACGGGACACGCAACGATGGAGTCCGCAGTGGAAGGTCTGAAGCTGGGTGCGATGGATTTCCTGGTTAAGCCGGTGAGTATGAAGGACATTCTTGGGAAGGTTGAGGAGGCTTTTGAAAAAGTTTCACGCCACAAGAAGAAAATTCTTTCCGCCCGGATGGCTGATGTCGTCGAAGGTAGAAAGTAA